In one Perca fluviatilis chromosome 7, GENO_Pfluv_1.0, whole genome shotgun sequence genomic region, the following are encoded:
- the gja9a gene encoding gap junction protein alpha 9a, whose amino-acid sequence MGDWNFLGGVLEEVHIHSTMVGKIWLTILFIFRMLVLGVAAEDVWNDEQADFICNTEQPGCRNVCYDHAFPISLIRYWVLQVIFVSSPSLVYMGHALYRLRALEKARQKKKVLLRRELELVDVELAEARRRIEREMKQLDQGKLNKAPLRGSLLRTYVAHVVTRSVVEVAFMTGQYLLYGFHLYPLFKCERDPCPNAVDCYVSRPTEKSVFMVFMQCIAAISLFLNILEILHLSYKKIKKGILDFYPHLRDERDELDDYYANKCKKESVVQICSNVPRKATIASAPSDYNFMMERMQGTIMYPNLIKPSTVLPLQGELATPHNLDDSRCSAQSPPHCDCPLTTNEPCSPCCDSLINPKQEAEDFLHLHPHSKEDGSSERGSPDFPKCPHKAIDASTLPVSASRRPWRAHGSFNCSTVSEGKSSDTDSYEGAKASSGTPSTRTHSKSDAKHQSRPSTPESVDDSSSGSRHNPRPPSSNKTSVASNASKRAADLQI is encoded by the coding sequence ATGGGGGACTGGAACTTTCTCGGGGGGGTTTTGGAGGAGGTGCATATCCATTCCACTATGGTAGGCAAGATCTGGCTCACCATCCTGTTCATCTTCCGTATGCTGGTCCTCGGGGTGGCAGCTGAGGATGTGTGGAACGACGAGCAGGCTGACTTCATATGCAACACGGAGCAGCCTGGGTGCAGGAATGTGTGCTACGACCATGCTTTCCCAATCTCCCTCATCCGCTACTGGGTGCTGCAGGTCATTTTTGTGTCTTCTCCCTCGCTGGTTTACATGGGCCACGCTCTCTACAGGCTGCGGGCGCTGGAGAAGGCACGGCAGAAGAAGAAAGTGCTACTGCGGAGAGAGCTGGAGTTGGTCGATGTGGAGTTGGCAGAAGCAAGGAGGAGGATTGAGCGGGAAATGAAACAGCTGGATCAGGGGAAGCTTAACAAAGCTCCTTTGAGGGGCTCTTTGCTGCGTACCTATGTTGCCCACGTTGTCACTCGCTCTGTTGTGGAGGTGGCCTTCATGACAGGCCAGTACCTCCTTTATGGCTTTCACCTCTACCCACTCTTCAAGTGTGAGCGGGATCCTTGTCCCAATGCTGTGGACTGTTATGTTTCCAGACCAACAGAGAAAAGTGTCTTCATGGTGTTCATGCAATGCATTGCTGCAATTTCCCTATTCCTAAACATCTTGGAGATCCTACATCTGAGTTACAAAAAGATTAAAAAGGGCATCTTGGACTTCTACCCTCACTTGAGAGACGAGAGAGATGAACTTGATGACTACTATGCCAACAAGTGTAAAAAAGAATCTGTTGTGCAAATATGCTCTAATGTACCCCGAAAAGCAACAATTGCCTCTGCACCCAGTGACTACAACTTCATGATGGAGAGGATGCAGGGCACAATTATGTACCCAAACCTAATCAAACCTTCAACTGTTCTACCTCTTCAGGGCGAGCTGGCCACTCCGCACAATTTGGATGATTCCAGATGTTCAGCTCAAAGCCCCCCACATTGTGACTGCCCCTTGACTACCAACGAGCCCTGCTCGCCGTGCTGCGACTCCCTGATTAATCCAAAACAGGAGGCTGAGGACTTCTTGCATCTTCACCCACACAGTAAAGAGGATGGTAGCAGTGAAAGGGGGAGCCCAGACTTTCCAAAATGCCCACATAAGGCTATTGACGCTTCCACACTGCCAGTTAGTGCATCAAGGAGGCCGTGGAGGGCTCATGGCTCTTTCAATTGCTCTACAGTGTCGGAGGGTAAAAGCTCTGACACAGACTCCTATGAGGGTGCAAAAGCCAGCAGTGGAACTCCCTCCACTCGAACACACTCAAAATCAGATGCCAAACATCAAAGCCGGCCCTCCACCCCGGAGTCGGTGGATGACTCCAGCTCAGGATCCAGGCACAACCCCAGACCACCTTCCTCCAACAAAACATCAGTGGCAAGTAATGCAAGCAAACGAGCAGCAGACCTGCAAATCTAA
- the LOC120561567 gene encoding c-Myc-binding protein-like, translating to MAHYRGPDPKREQFRRYLEKAGVVDSLTSVLVALYEQPEKPNNALEFVKQHLNAAGQMSADTEALQQEVVDLRQRCARLAEETKDLKAKLQRYEPEDGATAD from the exons ATGGCACATTATAGA GGCCCAGACCCTAAAAGGGAACAATTTCGGAGATACTTGGAGAAAGCTGGTGTTGTTGACAGTCTTACTAGTG TTCTAGTGGCTCTGTATGAACAACCTGAAAAGCCCAACAATGCTCTGGA ATTTGTGAAGCAGCATCTCAATGCTGCTGGTCAGATGTCAGCAGACACTGAGGCTCTGCAGCAGGAGGTGGTTGACTTGAGGCAGAGGTGTGCACGTCTGGCAGAGGAAACCAAAGACCTCAAAGCAAAG CTGCAGCGTTACGAGCCTGAAGATGGAGCCACAGCCGACTAG
- the rragca gene encoding ras-related GTP binding Ca, which translates to MSIQYEVEQLADSYGVADSFPKDFGYGEEEADIEDSPAPSDSKPRILLMGLRRSGKSSIQKVVFHKMSPNETLFLESTNKIYKDDISSSSFVNFQIWDFPGQVDFFDPTFDYEMIFRGTGALIFVIDAQDDYVEALGRLHLTVSRAYRVNPEINFEVFIHKVDGLSDDHKIETQRDIHQRANDDLADASLEKLHLSFYLTSIYDHSIFEAFSKVVQKLIPQLPTLENLLNIFISNSGIEKAFLFDVVSKIYIATDSSPVDMQSYELCCDMIDVVIDVSCIYGLREDGSGSAYDKESMAIIKLNNTTVLYLKEVTKFLALVCILREESFERKGLIDYNFHCFRKAIHEVFEVGVSTQRPVGSQAVGSPCTKAVALNGTPRNTV; encoded by the exons ATGTCGATTCAGTACGAGGTGGAACAGCTGGCTGACAGCTACGGGGTTGCGGACTCGTTCCCCAAAGATTTCGGTTATGGTGAAGAGGAGGCCGACATTGAGGACAGCCCGGCGCCGTCCGACAGCAAACCGAGAATCCTGCTTATGGGTTTGAGAAGAAGTGGCAAATCATCCATACAGAAG GTGGTGTTCCACAAAATGTCTCCCAATGAGACCTTGTTCCTGGAGAGCACCAACAAGATCTACAAGGACGACATCTCCAGCAGCTCCTTTGTCAACTTCCAGATTTGGGACTTCCCGGGTCAGGTTGACTTCTTCGACCCCACCTTCGACTACGAGATGATCTTCAGAGGAACCGGGGCTTTGATATTTGTCATCGACGCTCAG GATGATTATGTGGAGGCCCTGGGCAGACTTCACCTCACGGTGTCTCGGGCCTATCGGGTCAATCCAGAGATCAACTTCGAGGTGTTTATCCACAAAGTGGATGGCCTATCAGACGATCACAAGATCGAGACTCAGAGAGACATCCATCAGAGAGCCAATGACGATCTGGCAGACGCTAGCTTGGAAAAGCTTCATCTCAG CTTTTACTTGACGAGTATTTACGACCACTCCATCTTTGAGGCCTTTAGCAAAGTGGTGCAGAAGCTCATCCCTCAGCTTCCCACTCTGGAGAACCTCCTAAACATCTTCATTTCT AATTCAGGGATAGAGAAGGCCTTTCTGTTTGACGTGGTCAGTAAGATCTACATCGCTACAGACAGCTCTCCTGTAGACATGCAGTCCTATGAACTGTGCTGTGATATGATCGACGTGGTCATTGACGTCTCCTGCATCTATGG TCTGAGGGAGGACGGCAGTGGCAGTGCCTACGACAAGGAGTCCATGGCCATCATCAAGCTCAACAACACCACTGTGCTGTACCTGAAAGAGGTCACCAAGTTCCTGGCCCTTGTCTGCATCCTGCGGGAAGAAAGCTTTGAGCGCAAAG GATTAATAGACTACAACTTCCACTGTTTCCGGAAGGCCATCCATGAAGTATTTGAAGTGGGCGTTTCCACCCAGCGTCCAGTGGGCTCTCAGGCGGTGGGCTCGCCCTGCACCAAGGCCGTTGCACTGAATGGCACGCCGCGCAACACTGTCTAG